Part of the Spirosoma agri genome is shown below.
ATCAGGAATGAATCCTCCATCGCCGAAAAAGCCATAACCCGCCTTGATATTATCTTTAATCAACAGACCGATACCGTACCCATCCGTACCGCCAATCCAGATCCAGGGCTCCGACAGGTAAAGTCCGTTTGGACGAATCCCGTTCAGTCCCGCGCCATTCTGGTTGTTAGGTCCTACCGCCTGACTGATCGTGGTGACGCCATCGTTTGTGTAAGGATTGTTACCATCGTAGAACTTGACAATGCGTAGTCCGTTTACGTACAAACAGGGGTTTTCCTGCGATTTGGTTACCGACCGACCAGTGTAACTGGTACGTTTAAACGTTGACTGATAATGAAGATCCAGTGCCCGATCATCTAGGCTACCCCATTTCTCGAAAATTATCTGATCGCCAGCGAAGAACCGGTTTTGACCATAAATTGGTGGGCGGGTCTTAGTGTAAAAGCCGGACGTTGTCCGACCGAATTTTAAAAGCTGCCCACTGTTCATAAAATCATCGCCAACCTCGTTCGGATTGAAACCCAGACCGCCGTCATACCCGCCTGGATTGACGCCATTCACGGGGTAACTGCTACCGGCCGCACCGTCAAATTCATTCGTGTAGAGGGGCTTTGGTAAAGCGTATAAACATTCAGACAATCCTCCTCCCAAGCCAATTCGGTTAGGCGGGCCAGATCGATCTACAACACTATGATCATCGCCATTGTACCGGTTAGGATTAAAGATAAGTGTATGTGTTGCATTGTGTTGTTTATTAAATAGTTGATACACTGCACCACCCATACCTGGCTCCTGCGAGTTGAACGTCTGGTTACGAAGGGCTAGCTTAACTTTGATTTTATCGTTCTCAAAGACTGGAAACACGTCAGACGTAGATGATTCACCCAAAGGGTTGTAATCAAAGTTATCGCCCCTGTAGGAGTACACACCCGAAGAGGGCTGAGCGCATCCTGTCACGGACAATATCACGGAATCCTTTTTCGCGACGCATCCTAGTTTAGATGCTGTAACGATGTACGTGAAGCTCCCATTGTAATTTGGCGCGTTGACACTTGCTGTTTGGCCGTACTGAGCCACTCCCTGGCCATTCCACGAGTAATTTACGCCATCGCAATCAGCACCAGAACAGCCAGCCGTTAGATTTACACTGGCACCACAGGTTAGATTCACGTTACTAGCGCTTGCCGTTGGTGTAAACGTACATCTTGGTAGATCACACGAAGTGACTGTGATGGTGTTGGATAAGGCACTACTGCAACTACCTACCAGACAGCTGGCCGTGTAATCGCCCGCCGTTTTGACGCTCA
Proteins encoded:
- a CDS encoding carbohydrate-binding protein; this encodes SVTACVPTTPVTPPVTPPTSPTASVCNTFAAVCSGNQYEIRPQSLTIATAGVYTLSVRYRAPEKAVNAIVRVDGKSQTLRLSSTSDYQSSGVGSYTLTAGVHTIGLSSGVDEGYICFDQVCAKPTTSEEGCNPPAAPVISVNGSTQVCNESSVNLTASGCSGTITWSTGATGSNLSVKTAGDYTASCLVGSCSSALSNTITVTSCDLPRCTFTPTASASNVNLTCGASVNLTAGCSGADCDGVNYSWNGQGVAQYGQTASVNAPNYNGSFTYIVTASKLGCVAKKDSVILSVTGCAQPSSGVYSYRGDNFDYNPLGESSTSDVFPVFENDKIKVKLALRNQTFNSQEPGMGGAVYQLFNKQHNATHTLIFNPNRYNGDDHSVVDRSGPPNRIGLGGGLSECLYALPKPLYTNEFDGAAGSSYPVNGVNPGGYDGGLGFNPNEVGDDFMNSGQLLKFGRTTSGFYTKTRPPIYGQNRFFAGDQIIFEKWGSLDDRALDLHYQSTFKRTSYTGRSVTKSQENPCLYVNGLRIVKFYDGNNPYTNDGVTTISQAVGPNNQNGAGLNGIRPNGLYLSEPWIWIGGTDGYGIGLLIKDNIKAGYGFFGDGGFIPDNPGPGGSYGYIGAAAQEILDNNIIWRHNSKVIVGTVDEVRAYVYAQSYRPDRTPKIKFNRPGREGWSLNSGDGDERYIWDDAFDGNARQGWKLYFDNSANAVIHSPGVCWEANQFKKFYIRYKYSGNQTQWSLRFQRNRQKNNGTVDLSGNNRFAAEDAIRYANGTSDVSEQTIFFSVIPDNQWHVAVIDLSGNNAWQGVINHISIKPHPFIGRSYDSGENAIVDWINSENRDPFPD